The sequence ACCCTGACACTAAATTCTTGCGAATTTCAGGCACATGCAGCACGCCAAGGAGAGTCAGCTCCTTTCCGGAGGTCATCTTCAGAACCACATCACCAACACCATCAACTCTGGCGGTAGCAGCATTTCCCATGCAGATATCCTGATTCACTATGGGACGGTATGAGGAGAACATCTCCCTACTAGAACACACATGGCGAGTAGCTCCAGTATCCACCCACCATTCTCTGGGATTTCCAGTCAGATTGCACTCAGAGATCATTGCACAGAGGTTCATCTCTTCCAGATCCTGTTCAACTCCAATAAGGTGTGCCTGTGCCTTCTTTTTCTGATCAGGTTTCTGGCCTTTCCTTGAGCGGCAATCCTTGGGTCGATGCCCCTCCTTGTCACACACAAAGCACTTGCCCTTGAACCTTTTAGAGCCATTCTTGTTGACTCCACCAAACTTCCTCTTAGAGGGCTTGTTTGtctccaccacattggcctttgCCTCCTGATGCTTGTACCCCTTCTTCTCATTGTTACGATTGTCTTCCTCAATCCTTAACTTCAGAGTCAAGTCATCAAAGCTCATCTCTTTTGTCTTGTGCTTGAGATAACTCTTGAACTCTTTCCAGCTAGGTGGGAGCTTTTCAATAACCGCAGCCACTTGGAATGACTCACTCAATATCATCCCCTCAGCCAGGATCTCATTTATGATGACCTCTAACTCCTCTGTCTGAGTTACCACTTTCTTAGAATCCACCATCTGGTATTCCAGAAAACGTGCCACCACGAACTTCTTTGATCCAGCATCCTCTGTTTTATATTTCTTCTCTAAAGCCGCCCAGAGTGCTTTAGACGTGGGGAAAGTACTGTACACACCGTACAGACTATTAGTCAGACCATTGAGGATGGTGTTCTTGCACAGATAATCTGAATGCTTCCATGCATCCACCGCAGCTACAGCAGCAACATTCTGAGTGTTGGCATCTGCGTCATCCAACTTGGGTGCAtcctctttgagaaatttggccAGATTCAATGTGGTTAGGTAGAAGTGCATCTTTTGTTGCCACCTCTTGAAATCTGACCCACCAAATTTCTCAGGCTTCTCACCATGCGGGTTAACATGGAACGTTGTTGGGACAGCAACGGTGACTTGCTGAATGCCACCGGCAGCATTCCCACCATTCACTCCAGCGGAGTTCATTGTTGGCACGACAGGGATGTTTCCTCCAACCACGTTGGCAGTCATGTTTTCTCCCACGTTAGTCATAGTGATAACTACAAATTAACACACCAAAAATTAGTAAAAGTTTCAATTCGAGGAATGAACCATAAACATAAACGGGTTTAGTCTTAAGATTGTTGTCCACACGTGGGTGTTTATGGGATATTAAGAATTGAAACATGTAGAAACGAAACCAAAATGAGGAAACAACATTACCATATTACCGATCAATTGAATGATACATTACCAACGAAGAACAGAAAagaatattgaatgaaaaagcCAAGCCCAGAGTAGTCTCTGTCTCCTTAAGACTAAATCGCCCCCCACCGTCGGTTTGCGTCTCTCAGGATAGAATGGCCACAGCTCTGCacggaatggaagcttcaaACCGGGCAACTCTTAACTCTCTCTAAGAACAAAATGCGAGAATAATCAAAACAATTTAATCTGTATGGATTGGGCTGGAAGTCTGCTGACCTGTGGGCCAATCAAGGAAGATCTGGAGTAGCCTGAGAGCCCCATTGGTCTGTAGTCCAAAAGGAAAGACCCGGACTAATCTGgcccatcacacacacacacgcgcgAACCGGACCGGCCGGCCGGACGGCGGCGCGCGCGCGTGTGGTCATTTTTGCATAAGGTGCATTCTTTCCCTcccacaaaagcttgggtgcccttgggcccaagccATTAGTTCAACCCTCACTCCTATAAACAAGAGTTGGTTCACTAAATCCTCCAATGTGGGACCTTTATTCTTCCTCAAACTTAGTCATGCTCAAATGGCTTACtttgaaataacatttcattcactatattcATGGCTTTGAACAAGTGAACACACATGATTATTCTCCACATGAAACTCAATAAATTCATGTTTAGTTCCAACATATCCAATGATTGGATATCATTTCAATTCATGGTCAAAGACATGAATTTCCAACATCTATATGGGCAAGTATGATCTCTATATACATCTTTTTGGATTCATTTATGGTTCTCTTGGCTGTTCttccatttttgttttgaattcttGATATTGATGGCTGGTTGCAggaaaatcctatctttgaaaGGATTCCTGCTAAACTAATGACAACATTGAGACGCCATTTTGACCGCAACAGCCCTATGAAAATAATTATCGATCAAATTGTCCAAGGTCCACAAGATTGAACTTGTTTTCAAGCTGGATGAAATTAATTGAAAGATTTTTGGACTTCAACAATTCAGTTACCTTATCTAAATATGTTATTAGCACAAACCTAAAAATCTCAGTTAACTAGTATTTTCATTTAATAGAGTCGATCAAAAAAATTTTCACATGCCAAGTCAATCCGTGTACATTTAATATTTTAACCCCGAGTTCTCCGATGCCTAGAAGAAAAGatgataaaagaaataaaagaactaTTTCTTCCTCTTTCAACACTAGACGACAAcaataaattacaaaaaacTGGTATGAAGAAGGTGCGTAAGTAGACATAAGTACACCAATTACACATATGCATAAGTAATGTCCCTAACATTAGAAGGCATGAAAGCCAGGATCATGAGCACCACAAATATCCCCACAGGAACCAGAAGTAGCATGAAAGGTGGAGGCGGCAAAGGTGGAAGAATCAATGGGAGGATCAACAATGAAGCTGTTAAACATATTAGCAAAAGCAACGACTCCAAACTGATATAACTTGCTGGAATCAATCTCTTGCCGCTCCTATGCGACAATAGGGTTCGATGCAATTCCATCTTCTTCCCTCCTATCACATGAGGATAATCATGATGGTGATTGTGATGATTAGTAGTACCGGTTTTCTTAGTAGTTGCTGTCATGGAAACCTTCCTCGATCTCACATCCATAATGCCGCTTGAACAATGTTCTTCAAGATTTATGATTCCTCTTGGCAGTCTTAGATCCGATTCAGGAACTTCAATACGCATTTAAGATGTTCCCAATTTGTCAagattacaaaaacccaatgcCAATTCCAGAAATTTCTTCCAGTGGGAATTGATTAATTTCTTGCAATTCCATCTGAAAGATCAGACTTTTCTTCTCCAACCCAGAAAGTAATTTACTGGTACAGATTGAACGcaaattcaaaatataaaatgatGCTATTCTGTTATGGCTTCAGGCACCACTAACACTAGAGATGTTAAAACCTCACAAACTCAACTATCAGAGCAGCTTCTTGGATCTCCATTCCTACAATGTAAAGCAGATTCAAACACTGTAACTAATTATCTGGATAACTGGCACTGGCAGTTGTCTCCAGTATCTTTACGGTGAAACTTTCCTCAAAAAAACCAACTGCAGAATAGAAATGTCCACTCAATCATACAGAATTccacaaaaaattcaacaaatcaGGAATCGATAAAACCCATGAGCAAGCATAATCTACCAAGAGTAATAGACAAATCTATACAGATTCAAACATATGATCTGAACACAGAATTCCATTAGGGCAAAGAAGATTTAAGGATTTTCCACCCTATAGATCCAATACGAGCAATGGCCAGAAACAAAGTTGTCTCCTTTTTGTGAAACCATGaacaaaagcataaaactgaatGGCCACCAAAGAACGATCAGGGACTGAAACACACAAAGAGGAAGAGCGTTAGGTGAATGAGTAAATACCTACGATGCCTCGACTGGCTTTCGCTGCTGGCGGAGATGAAGATTGCAAAAATGTTAAGGGCTTCCAAATCAGGCAGCAACAGCAAAGACAGAACACACCACCCCCATTATCTGAAAACAAACACACAACTCTAACCCCCAAGCCCTGCTATTAATGATTCATAAAAAGAAGATTACTTGCTTGTTTTGATAATAATGTTATATCAGAGGAGAGCCAACGGTTGGATTCAGTGAATTTCGTATTCAAGTGGGGCATTGATTGCTGACAAGCAAGTTGCTGTTTTTGGAAAAGTGAAGGATATGGAGAGGAGTGGGACTGTCTCCCAAGGTTCACCACCCCTGGActactctctctttcttttttccatttctAGACAATCCTCTAAACAACTTAGCACCTAATTTTATTACATTATAgtcacatctctctctctcgtggAATGTGGTCCATTCATTCCTAATTGAAATCATTTTTGCCTTATTATGTTGCCAACATTACtacatttcattattttacaacATAGAGCTTCTATATCTTGTGTTTCAATTCATAAAGTAGTAGataatcaaagaagaaaaattaatcTATAAATATTGAAGTATCAGTGAAACTAAGTAGTTTTTAATCCTGAGTAAGGCCAGACAAATAGAATGCTAGTGAAAGGCTCTCATTTCATTTGATTAGAAAAATTACTCTTTTGAGTTTTGTTATAACAGTCAAGTCCTCATCtctcttatttcttttcttttttccaacaaaaaggaaaaaaaattcatattaaatTTGGTTAAATTTCGTTAAAGCAAGTTAGGAGGGAAAGTTGTTGCCAACTTGTTTAATTGTTAATTTGCATTTTCATGTATGCCTTCCTTGTTCCTTTTAAATGCTAATATATGCGGCAATGACTTGTTGCGAAATCAGTTCTTTATCTCATCACAAAGCAACCACATGTAGATGTACATtctgtttatttatttactttattttttaaaaaaaaagttagaaaaCATGCTGTGTCCAAGAATTttccaaaaaattgaaaaataaaataaaaataataatcaagATAATCCTAGAAGCTAGTGGGCTTCATAATTAAATTTAGAGCCTactatttgagaaattttatagCTTCTTAGGTGAGATTGTACCAAATGGGCATGTCATGCATGTGGACCTTCCATATATAACTGCAGTTCAATGTATATGTCTCGATCTCCCATGCCCATGCAActtgtattaattaattaacatggTATTCATGATACATGAACTTATGAGAGTAATAGTTAAGATTAATTGAGGAATATGCAAATAATATATGGACAAATACATGTATCTTCTTTGTTTAATCATATATCATCATAGTAATTAAAGCACCGAGGAGTACTAAATCATATACAtaatatgattactgaataaataaatgataaaaatcaagttttatggtaaatattagtctaaataaaaatcaagttttaaatacatacacaaataatgtttatttatttattgttttaaatcaaattaaatcatattaaatttatcttAACTGCCGTTCACACTTAACGGCTTGcacgtttatttatttattgctttaaataaaattaaatcatattaaatttatcttAACTGTTGTTCACACTTAACGGCTTGCATTCCCACTAGGAGGTGTTAGTGGAATTTGCTTTAAAATATATGAGAATTAATTTTGTACAGACTATTATTGTGAGTTTATTCAAAAGTTATCGTTAGTAATTAGTATTAAGGGACTCAGAAAAGTTATATATGGTTTCTCATTATCGTCGTTTCGAATTAGCTTTGTGACACGACGCTTGGGATCTATGCGATTGAGGTCCCTCTTTTGCCTTTTGTTCTGTATTCAAGTAGAGGATTGATGGGTGCATGTTGCCGATCAGAGATGAAGCAACTGGATTCAACGGTAGCAGAAGAGATGTCATCGGCAAAGGGGGTTGCAAAACAAGTTGAGGGGCTGAGTCGATAAAGCTGAAGTCGGGCGAGTTGATAATGCTTGATATTGTTCTTTTGGACTGTCAGGTCAGTGATGATTGAAGATGATATTACTAGGAGGCTCATGTAGACGAGGGTTTATAGAATTATTGTGTCTGCCAGAGTAATGGTGAAGATTGAACAAATTATTGTTCATTTAGATGAGGATTTATAGAACTTATTTTTTGGGTGTGATTTTTTCTTTGTGATTCCTATTGTATGctattttatatttcatttaattttctttggtaGACCTTTCTTTCCATTCATTATTGGTCTTACTTATTGATCTTTCTCAAATTCCTCAGCATATGTTAGTTGATTAATATGAGATAGTAAAGTTCTTTATCACAGACCGCGCAAAGCGTGGGTTTCGCacctagttatatatatatatattcgaaaATGAGAAGATTTTTGGCGTCATTTTGTGTGGCGTTGAGTACTATTGtgataatatttttgaaatgagagTTATATAGGTACTTACTTTTTGTCAGAATGTTATATTGGCAAAAAACTCCAGGTCACACCCCCTTCATTTCTTTTATTACAAGTGCAATGCCCTCGCTACCTGcggttaattttaaaattaaaaatgaaaatttggcattaatttatttaaaaaaatgggtgaaaaaagaatatatgtatttttttcataatttttttttcaaatcgtATACTTAATTAGTTagagaaaatatagaaataaaagaGCATAGATGTTACCTTTCTAGCTCGAGTTATATGTCCTTCTTATCAACTAAATTATCATTAACAGGTATTTTCTCAACTACACCAACACCTGTTAGCAAACCCACAACATTTACAAAAGGTagacaaattatttatttatatttttagctATGTTCTAAgctaataaattatttatttatattctgTTGTGTTATAAAATTTTCCTttcctatcaaaaaaaaaaagctaatagAGGTAAAAAGTCATAAATTACATACATGACAAAACACTATTGTTGTATAGTCTGTTAATGATTTCATTGGGTGTTTGAAATTCGAACTTGTATTTCTTGATGGCTACATTAACATGATCCGTTATCTCCTCCAATTTTGTCGAACAAACTTATTGGCTATTACCTTTGCATCAAGGAAAACCATGTCAATACTGATTAACTCATCGTTCTTTTTTGCATTCAATGAATCCCAAATGGGAGTAATCCTAACTTGGATGTGCCTGTTATAAATAGATTAGTTAAGATTTTCAAGGTAATTGAGAGGCATGTTGTTTAGATTGTTgtcttgattttttctttttggcttaAGAAAGTAGTTTGCAAGGaacatttgtttattatttatatagagAATTTAATATCACGTTTGTTAGTTTTTTatatagagaaataaatattatgaaAATTAAAGCAAACATGTTTATACATATTTCTAACTTATGCAATTGAATTAATTATATGTGAGtaatgttatttatttatatagtgTAAGTTAGAAATTTATTGTTAATCAAaggaatatttaattttaaaatcataataTCATTAAGAAACCATTTATAAACAACATACTCAACATAGAGTGCACATTAAAGAAAAAGGTTTTTTTTACAATGTTTACTTGTTAACTTTATAACGTGTTTCTTCATCAATGTAGCAATTTTTTCCCGTTATTACACGGTGGACCGTTTCATGAATTGAAATGCTTGCCCCATAATGATTGACATTATAATTGTTAGCTGGTAAGAAAAGCAATTGATTTGAGCAAAATTGACCATGAGAACAATTATGGTATTTTTTTAACAACAAACAGAAGCTatataattagtatttttttgtgTAGTAAGGAATAGTTCTGATCACATTTTCTACATTTATTACAGTTATCATCAAGAAATAACCTCTAAAATTAACGGAAATTGTATATCAATCATCTAATTTAATTGGGTTTATGTCCAtttgtcatattttttttaatcacattTATTTCATGATGCCTACTAAAATTCCTTTTATAACGGAAATTGCATGTCAATCATGGGGGAAATTGCATGTCAATTATGGAAGCAATTAATTTAATTGGGTTTTTATCCATTTGtcatacttttttttattacatttaTTTCAGTTTTGATCATGATGGCCTCTTAAATTCCTTTTATACTCCTTTCGTCCCCTAAAGATAATCATACTTTCTATATTCGTCTGTACTAAATTAtattcttgttttattttttagaatGTAATTAGTTCATTAGTTTCCTAAAAGACTCCTATTTAATGTGTTTTGTTATTACAGTATTAATTAGGGGTGTATTCGGAAATATATGAGTAAAATTGAATGTTGTAactatattaattagattttcttaatctgtgtgaaaaaagaaatagaactATCTTTacgggacggagggagtaatgGAAATTGCATGTCAATCATGGAAACAATTAATTTCATCTATACAAATATCCATTTATTTCATGATGCAATTGCATCAAGAAATATAAACAATGATATCGAAAAAAATCTCGACGAATTCATATCTCATGAATAAACGCAAATACCAGTTATGCACCAATCAATTCTTAAAGTACAAGAGCTTCAGATGAAATCAAGTTTCAAAGATTAGAATCACGAGGTAATGATTTATTCTTCCACTTTACCTGAGATTGGTGTGTGATGAGACAGAGAGACAGACGAGCTCCGAAGGCAGTGAAAGTGTGAAACTGTGACAGTGAGAGCTGAAAACGGATGAAGACGAAGGAGGTTGGACAGAGGGCGGGTTTCTTATGAACAGAAACAGATAGTCTAAATCATTAATAACACCACGTGTCGTTCTTGTGATGTCATTTGACTTGTTGCCGAAAAATCTACTAAATGGGAACACGCGGATTATCCGACGCAAGGAACGGAACACCTTCAGGCTTCAAGCTTCAGCATGGGGCTTTTCGCAACCCCCCTATAAAGTTCATGTTCAAGATTATTAGCAGATTTGGGCCATATATAAACTCATCTCGCTTAAAGCCCGTTATTGCCAATAACTGTACTATtccatttctcccaattaatcACCGAATTAGGGTTGTTACGTGGAAAAACAAATTCTAAGTGGTATATGATGTTGCCAAGAAATAACGTTTAAAGAAGGTTCATATTCATAAGTAAGAATAACTAAAAAATTGTAGGAATGAAATAGAATTGGCGGGGATCAATCATTTTAGATACAATGAAATAATTACTTTTAAGATTGAGTTTTATGTAAGGAATCctgaaaatgaataaaatggaTAAGAGTTaatcacaaataaaaaatatataacttttttttgaaaaactttGTTTGATCAAAGAAATTCCATCTGTCAGTAAGTGGAAAGAAGATTATTCTTTCCTCTGCGCGTACACTTGTTTTCTAGTGCACCCTTGTTGGGCCTTTATATGGGCCTGCAATTTACTGTTGGGGACTAAATCCAGTTTATAAATAGTAAGTACTGAGTTCAGACCTTATATTATGGCCCCGTGACCTGTCAGTGTAAATTCTGGGCTAAATGCTGTTTGCCAATGCTTGCTTCTGGTATGTTGGGCCACAGAACTTAGGGAAAATCAGAGTTACATGTAACTACAACTTTGTCTTTCATATTGTTGATTTTCTCGGACAACTGTTCCATTATTAATCAATAGCCATTTCTTTGTTCACATAACGTCAAGTGAAGGTTTCTTGTGCTTCTGGTCACGTACTCCATCGGATAGTTCAAAATGTTGCGGATGTAACAACATCCTTCGTCAATAGGCCATGTGCTGGATGCCTGGATCAAAGATCCATCAATCAGTTAACTTAGGCTGCGCTTGGGAGGAAAGTTCGTGGTGGTTGGGGAGGGTTTTCACAGTTTGGACATACACGCTATATCTTAGTATGagatataaatttttttgggcACAAATAACTTAGCTTAAGTTTGGGGGCATCAGGGCATGCAATTGGCTACTTGTAttacaaattcaaatcaaagttgaaaagaaaaaaataacagTTTCTGAACATCCTGAATTAAGTATATTCACAATCTGGGTTATTCTAGAATTGCAAAAGTCTCTGCC is a genomic window of Tripterygium wilfordii isolate XIE 37 chromosome 16, ASM1340144v1, whole genome shotgun sequence containing:
- the LOC119980552 gene encoding ARGOS-like protein, which produces MRIEVPESDLRLPRGIINLEEHCSSGIMDVRSRKVSMTATTKKTGTTNHHNHHHDYPHVIGGKKMELHRTLLSHRSGKRLIPASYISLESLLLLICLTASLLILPLILPPLPPPPFMLLLVPVGIFVVLMILAFMPSNVRDITYAYV